In Cystobacter fuscus DSM 2262, one DNA window encodes the following:
- a CDS encoding cytochrome-c peroxidase: MSHPGRRRGSAACKLMLALLGACGPGPEAVSPPEGSGAPGPVLPLGITFVPAPQDNPSIPEGVALGRWLFYSPLLSANGRVSCASCHVQSHAFSLDASLATAGVSGRPLIRHAPALINLAWMDGLFWDGGSKNLESLSLGPLTHPDEMGQGDLQALMDRLASTPEAVQRFEAAFGPGGPTLGQLLRALAQFQRTLVSARSRYDSWRRGEPGGELSALEQAGYGLVRTRCTPCHDTELFTDNAYHNNGLDSVWGQGDDATRGRGRITLEPEDTGRYKTPTLRNVTRSAPYMHDGRFATLDAVLEHYRRGVVPSSTLDIALRGDGQRAPGLSLSDVEKAALLAFLDTLTDEAFLGDPALGDPSTGP; encoded by the coding sequence ATGAGCCACCCCGGGCGCCGTCGCGGGAGCGCGGCATGCAAGCTGATGCTGGCCCTGCTCGGCGCCTGTGGGCCGGGTCCGGAGGCCGTGTCCCCCCCGGAGGGTAGCGGCGCTCCGGGACCCGTCCTCCCCCTGGGCATCACCTTCGTGCCAGCGCCCCAGGACAACCCGTCCATCCCCGAGGGCGTGGCCCTGGGGCGCTGGCTGTTCTACTCGCCCCTGCTGTCGGCCAACGGGCGCGTGTCATGTGCCTCCTGCCACGTCCAGTCCCATGCCTTCTCGCTCGATGCCTCGCTCGCCACGGCCGGCGTGAGTGGACGCCCGCTCATCCGTCATGCGCCCGCGCTCATCAACCTCGCCTGGATGGACGGCCTCTTCTGGGATGGCGGCTCGAAGAACCTGGAGTCGCTGTCGCTCGGGCCCCTCACCCACCCGGATGAGATGGGTCAGGGAGATCTCCAAGCGCTGATGGACCGCCTGGCCTCCACGCCCGAGGCCGTCCAACGCTTCGAGGCCGCGTTCGGACCCGGTGGGCCCACCCTCGGCCAGTTGCTGCGGGCGCTCGCCCAGTTCCAACGCACGCTGGTGTCGGCGCGCTCTCGCTACGACTCGTGGCGGCGGGGCGAGCCCGGAGGCGAGCTGAGTGCCCTGGAGCAGGCGGGCTACGGGCTCGTGCGGACGCGGTGCACGCCGTGTCACGACACGGAGCTCTTCACGGACAATGCCTATCACAACAATGGCCTGGACTCCGTCTGGGGCCAAGGGGATGACGCGACCCGGGGCCGGGGCCGCATCACGCTCGAGCCCGAGGACACGGGACGCTACAAGACGCCCACGCTGCGCAACGTGACGCGCTCGGCGCCCTACATGCACGATGGCCGCTTCGCCACGCTGGACGCGGTGTTGGAGCACTACCGCCGGGGCGTGGTGCCCTCCTCCACCCTGGACATCGCCCTGCGCGGGGATGGCCAGCGGGCGCCGGGCCTGTCCCTGAGCGACGTGGAGAAGGCCGCCCTGCTGGCTTTCCTCGACACGTTGACGGACGAGGCCTTCCTGGGTGATCCGGCGCTGGGAGACCCCAGCACCGGGCCGTGA
- a CDS encoding MbnP family protein, giving the protein MTSFLSSSSRYARALLVTAMTVLVVPACGGDNPAPPLSTSERQELEQRLAGMQSTIDELQAQLTRYEQDGATAQQEKEQLTAQLADVRQQLAEARELLATQDWAGVLVKLDAANEQVRQLQARLAATHGSLELNAALFFGGQPLALDTPYSTPEGQISFTELRYWLSNVKLQKQDGTQVALPDSYYLIEAIKEQPVLGIPETGSGPVMMPANRRERVQVPVVPAGSYTGISFSVGVDPTYNDNLSRQAGELHVLKNMANETWMWFTSYIFTKVKGQYVRADGSSAEFGWETGTNDNFRTVRHAFASPVTVNAQKALIVNLRLDTARLFTGLHPLHVPEIGASNGGERATLSDNFANGFSLSSVENPTR; this is encoded by the coding sequence ATGACCTCTTTCTTGTCTTCATCCTCCAGGTACGCCCGGGCCCTGCTCGTGACGGCGATGACGGTTCTGGTGGTTCCCGCGTGCGGCGGGGACAATCCCGCCCCTCCCCTCTCCACGAGTGAGCGCCAGGAGCTGGAACAGCGGCTGGCCGGGATGCAGTCCACCATCGACGAGCTGCAGGCCCAGCTCACCCGGTACGAGCAGGACGGGGCCACGGCCCAGCAGGAAAAGGAGCAGCTGACCGCGCAGCTGGCCGACGTCCGGCAACAGCTCGCCGAGGCCCGGGAGTTGCTGGCCACCCAGGACTGGGCGGGGGTGCTCGTCAAGCTGGACGCGGCGAACGAGCAGGTGAGACAACTCCAGGCGCGGCTGGCCGCCACCCACGGCAGCCTCGAGCTGAACGCCGCGCTGTTCTTTGGCGGCCAGCCGCTCGCGCTGGATACGCCCTACAGCACACCCGAAGGGCAGATCTCCTTCACCGAGCTGCGCTACTGGCTCTCCAATGTGAAGCTCCAGAAGCAGGACGGAACACAGGTGGCACTGCCGGACAGCTACTACCTCATCGAGGCCATCAAGGAGCAGCCGGTGCTCGGCATACCGGAAACGGGCTCGGGTCCCGTCATGATGCCGGCCAACCGCCGCGAGCGCGTCCAGGTGCCCGTGGTGCCCGCGGGCAGCTACACCGGCATCAGCTTCAGCGTCGGCGTGGACCCCACCTACAATGACAACCTGAGCCGCCAGGCCGGTGAGCTGCACGTCCTCAAGAACATGGCCAACGAAACCTGGATGTGGTTCACCAGCTACATCTTCACCAAGGTGAAGGGCCAGTACGTGAGGGCCGATGGGAGCAGCGCCGAGTTCGGCTGGGAGACGGGGACCAACGACAACTTCCGCACCGTGCGCCATGCCTTTGCCTCGCCTGTCACGGTGAACGCGCAGAAGGCCCTGATCGTGAACCTGCGCCTGGACACCGCCCGGCTCTTCACCGGGCTCCACCCCCTCCACGTCCCCGAGATCGGGGCCAGCAACGGCGGGGAGCGCGCCACCCTGTCCGACAACTTCGCGAACGGCTTCTCCCTGTCGTCGGTGGAGAACCCCACCCGATGA
- a CDS encoding protein kinase domain-containing protein — protein sequence MINTGSLVLDDRFRVLKLLGTGGMGEVYLGEQVSLGRRVAIKVLHSDLMVHPSMIERFKREARMLSAVDHPAVVRVIDYGETAAGACIVMEYVEGENLYDVLQQGALSPTRALPLLHQLAEGLAAIHDRGIIHRDIKPENVLLTRGPRGEQARLLDFGIARLMEADKAGNLSQVGLVVGTPEYLSPEQAVGAPVDARSDLYSFGALAYRMLSGQLPFPGPSPTQYVAQHASASPTPLIEAAPTLSGHAPLVALVMQLLRKDPQLRLPSAHALVEALGAMSAPAVPTPFPQVLASGTPFPPLPSISRFPIPSSTPPSSGTLAFAEPVTVEQTEISPAGTSAFGGPPPSESPAPRNARSTSQAPTRATPGRQLPEGAVSPSRAFTVPSPSPLNATREEPKPESAEPSSSGSQLVTVVGAASGKTRNLTLMLTDLQGYTERTSRQTHEQNARMLETHDRLLLPLVRDYNGRLVQKRGDALLVVFSSPTQAVLCGMAMQDRLWRHNQQCGPDEQLPVRVCLHTGEVLVTRDTVIGEPVEVVKAVEQVAEAGDVVFTGSVNLARTRVEGDCETCGDVPLPGTNEPLPLYRCRRASEGLPFGGQDEVSMRPPLKDRLDTAMRPVLAARDSVVWAAKTVVQKSGARVRSHPRRAVGVGLGVFVLLGVGTFEWARRHEPTYAARQLLDEGKANEALKLLEELPKETKKEARVLQVRARALHEVKRHTEELSALNTLDAAARESLDEGVLDGLAADFGEDENLKSLRKFMATLSKEQVKERFEELAEEDFSPRQWGALRYLEAMQSTDGLDLVKLYIQALASKDCAVRASAARRLEGLGDAKAVAALEELSRTPRVGTKNCGQNEARNALDTLTKK from the coding sequence GTGATCAACACCGGATCCCTCGTTCTCGATGACCGTTTCCGCGTTCTCAAGCTGCTCGGCACCGGGGGCATGGGCGAGGTGTACCTCGGCGAACAGGTGTCCCTGGGCCGCCGGGTGGCGATCAAGGTCCTGCACTCGGACCTGATGGTGCACCCGAGCATGATTGAGCGCTTCAAGCGCGAGGCGCGCATGCTGTCGGCCGTGGATCACCCCGCCGTGGTGCGCGTCATCGACTACGGCGAGACGGCGGCCGGCGCCTGCATCGTCATGGAGTACGTCGAGGGGGAGAACCTCTACGACGTGCTTCAGCAGGGAGCCCTGTCGCCCACGCGCGCGCTGCCCCTCTTGCACCAACTCGCCGAGGGCCTCGCGGCCATCCACGACCGGGGCATCATCCACCGCGACATCAAACCGGAGAACGTGCTGCTCACCCGGGGGCCGCGCGGCGAACAGGCCCGGCTGCTGGACTTCGGCATCGCCCGCCTGATGGAGGCGGACAAGGCGGGCAACCTCAGCCAGGTGGGCCTCGTCGTCGGCACCCCGGAGTACCTCTCGCCCGAACAGGCGGTGGGAGCACCGGTGGACGCGCGCAGCGACCTGTATTCCTTCGGCGCGCTCGCCTACCGCATGCTCTCGGGCCAGCTCCCCTTCCCGGGCCCGAGCCCCACCCAATACGTCGCCCAGCACGCCTCGGCCTCGCCCACGCCCCTCATCGAGGCGGCGCCCACGCTCTCCGGACATGCCCCGCTCGTCGCGCTGGTGATGCAACTGCTGCGCAAGGATCCGCAGTTGCGGCTGCCCAGCGCGCACGCCCTGGTGGAGGCGCTCGGCGCGATGTCGGCCCCCGCCGTCCCCACGCCCTTCCCCCAGGTGTTGGCCTCGGGCACCCCCTTCCCGCCGCTCCCCAGCATCTCGCGCTTCCCCATCCCCTCCTCGACTCCGCCCTCGAGCGGCACGCTCGCCTTCGCCGAGCCCGTGACGGTGGAGCAGACCGAGATCTCCCCCGCGGGGACCTCCGCCTTCGGCGGTCCGCCCCCTTCGGAGTCACCCGCGCCCCGCAACGCCCGTTCGACCTCGCAGGCCCCCACCCGCGCCACGCCGGGCCGGCAGTTGCCCGAGGGCGCCGTCTCACCCTCCCGCGCGTTCACCGTCCCCTCGCCCTCTCCCCTGAACGCCACGCGCGAGGAGCCGAAGCCGGAGTCGGCCGAGCCGTCCAGCTCGGGCTCGCAGCTCGTCACCGTCGTGGGCGCCGCGTCCGGCAAGACGCGCAACCTCACGTTGATGCTCACGGACCTCCAGGGCTACACCGAGCGCACCTCGCGGCAGACGCACGAGCAGAACGCACGGATGCTGGAGACGCATGATCGGCTGCTGCTGCCCCTGGTGCGCGACTACAACGGCCGGCTGGTGCAGAAGCGCGGGGACGCGCTGCTCGTCGTCTTCTCCTCACCCACCCAGGCGGTGCTCTGCGGCATGGCCATGCAGGATCGGCTGTGGCGGCACAACCAGCAGTGCGGCCCGGACGAGCAGCTGCCCGTGCGCGTCTGTCTTCACACCGGCGAGGTGCTCGTCACCCGCGACACGGTGATTGGCGAGCCGGTGGAGGTGGTCAAGGCGGTGGAGCAGGTGGCCGAGGCGGGCGACGTCGTCTTCACCGGCTCGGTGAACCTGGCGCGCACGCGGGTGGAGGGAGACTGTGAGACGTGCGGCGACGTGCCCCTGCCCGGCACGAATGAGCCGCTGCCGCTCTACCGCTGCCGCCGGGCCAGCGAGGGCCTGCCCTTCGGCGGCCAGGACGAGGTGTCCATGAGGCCTCCGCTCAAGGACCGGTTGGACACCGCGATGCGGCCGGTGCTGGCGGCGCGCGACTCGGTGGTGTGGGCGGCGAAGACGGTGGTGCAGAAGAGCGGGGCCCGGGTGCGCTCCCATCCCCGCCGCGCGGTGGGCGTGGGGCTCGGCGTGTTCGTGCTGCTGGGCGTGGGCACGTTCGAGTGGGCGCGCCGCCACGAGCCCACCTACGCGGCGCGACAGCTCCTGGACGAGGGCAAGGCCAACGAGGCCTTGAAGCTGCTGGAGGAGCTGCCCAAGGAGACGAAGAAGGAGGCGAGGGTCCTGCAGGTGCGCGCGCGGGCGCTGCACGAGGTGAAACGGCACACCGAGGAGCTCTCGGCGTTGAACACCCTGGACGCGGCCGCGCGCGAGTCCCTGGACGAGGGCGTCCTGGACGGCCTCGCCGCGGACTTCGGCGAGGACGAGAACCTCAAGAGCCTGCGCAAGTTCATGGCGACGCTGTCCAAGGAGCAGGTGAAGGAGCGCTTCGAGGAGCTGGCGGAGGAGGACTTCTCGCCCAGGCAGTGGGGCGCGCTGCGCTACCTGGAGGCGATGCAGTCCACCGACGGGCTCGACCTCGTGAAGCTGTACATCCAGGCCCTGGCCTCGAAGGACTGCGCCGTGCGGGCCAGCGCGGCGCGGCGCCTGGAGGGTCTGGGCGACGCGAAGGCGGTGGCCGCGCTGGAGGAGCTGAGCCGGACGCCTCGCGTGGGCACGAAGAACTGCGGTCAGAACGAGGCGCGCAACGCCCTCGACACGCTGACGAAGAAGTAG
- a CDS encoding YciI family protein, which yields MPSSLFLARLVPNRPDFAMSMTADEQAAMRAHGEFLQGQFAAGTLVVAGPVLDPAGVFGMAVFEAESIDEVRRLLERDPARAVGRYEVSPMGPSIVRPARPAGS from the coding sequence ATGCCCTCCAGCCTCTTCCTCGCCCGCCTCGTTCCGAATCGTCCCGACTTCGCGATGTCCATGACCGCCGACGAGCAGGCCGCGATGCGCGCGCACGGCGAGTTCCTCCAGGGCCAGTTCGCGGCGGGCACGCTGGTGGTGGCGGGACCGGTGCTCGACCCCGCGGGCGTCTTCGGGATGGCCGTGTTCGAGGCGGAGTCGATCGACGAGGTCCGCCGCCTTCTCGAGCGGGATCCCGCCAGGGCGGTGGGGCGCTACGAGGTCTCGCCCATGGGCCCGAGCATCGTCCGACCGGCGCGTCCCGCTGGCTCCTGA